In a genomic window of Styela clava chromosome 7, kaStyClav1.hap1.2, whole genome shotgun sequence:
- the LOC120328624 gene encoding uncharacterized protein LOC120328624, whose amino-acid sequence MNGIPDEENPHEEDDGKTLPSSPTPTPRFSYQQEPPPYKSINKSRLILEIIMVVIIITLLIALLVMMNGGSERQSILYFNHHWKLRLGDDAVEKTPPPTPEMRSCMDLKDNGKTTSGFYHIKPDDDFEPIETYCDMSTDGGGWTLVASVHEKDIKGKCDIDDRWTTFSTGAYVETAWANKKVFGDVMNCTDDDYKNSAYFSSNAKDVMIWHVSPEPSNKTMKMRATLRYRTTDNFLHTTGGNLKSLFGERYPLQFDAVYPKKLSQSRDKTDRVLDILVDHATQMKNKIPDWFSYNNMYESYSINGGINSLYLYHGNQISVSVKSPPQSEYVTYERKFTIGDSSVNTAKTEPFIFVSAFENKDGRKDFEIQTSGYYINSNAFTGGKGSITKGNFQLDYLTSIAYSPGNTHPGLGEYYFVVHSKKYWNSVKPTELQNPIQSIFSTTVIFNGKPSNVVIGYLLLTRQTGKRIEKSHLDDLSTYILDIFMPLEDLFGPKKTVQNGLIAPITFDKGNDTDILNMIPPKFREYVEPGFLQFRAYAENGYPNAMCLGVRMKVNLPQHICIGGLANSLNEFGTCSDFTGWAGKSTDNIDKDEATGHAHSQKEISSSILIFYR is encoded by the exons ATGAATGGAATTCCCGACGAAGAGAATCCTCACGAAGAAGATGACG GCAAGACTCTCCCGTCTTCACCAACGCCCACTCCTCGTTTCTCTTACCAACAAGAACCTCCACCATACAAGTCAATCAACAAAAGCCGATTGATATTAGAAATCATTATGGTAGTGATCATAATTACCCTACTCATTGCACTTTTGGTTATGATGAATGGCGGATCAGag AGACAGAGTATACTTTATTTTAATCATCACTGGAAACTTCGATTGGGCGATGATGCG GTGGAAAAGACGCCACCACCAACACCAGAAATGAGATCTTGCATGGATTTGAAAGATAACGGGAAAACAACAAGTGGATTTTATCACATCAAACCTGACGATGATTTCGAACCGATTGAG ACCTACTGCGACATGTCCACTGACGGAGGAGGGTGGACGTTGGTTGCCAGTGTACATGAAAAAGATATAAAGGGCAAATGTGACATTGATGATCGTTGGACTACTTTTTCAACCGGCGCATATG TTGAAACCGCCTGGGCAAACAAAAAAGTGTTTGGTGATGTCATGAACTGCACTGATGATGATTACAAAAATTCTGCATACTTTTCTTCTAAC GCAAAGGACGTAATGATATGGCACGTCTCACCAGAACcatcaaataaaacaatgaaaatgagAGCAACACTTCGATACAGAACAACGGATAATTTTCTACACACAACTGGTGGGAATTTAAAATCACTATTTGGAGAGAGATATCCGCTGCAATTTGATGctg TCTACCCTAAAAAACTGAGTCAATCGAGAGATAAAACTGACAGGGTGCTTGATATTTTGGTTGATCATGCGActcaaatgaaaaacaaaataccaGATTGGTTTTCATACAACAATATGTATGAGAGTTATAGCATAAATGGCGGAATCAACAGTTTGTACCTCTATCATGGAAACCAG ATCTCGGTCTCTGTGAAGAGTCCTCCTCAATCTGAATATGTTACATATGAAAGAAAATTCAC AATTGGCGACTCAAGCGTAAATACTGCCAAAACGGAGCCATTCATTTTTGTGTCGGCATTTGAGAACAAAGATGGAAGAAAAGATTTTGAAATACAG acttCCGGATATTATATCAATTCTAATGCATTCACCGGTGGCAAAGGTAGTATAACAAAAGGCAATTTCCAATTGGATTATCTAACGTCCATAGCTTACTCACCCGGAAACACGCATCCAGGGCTTGGggaatattattttgttgttcacAGCAAAAAG taTTGGAATTCTGTAAAACCAACGGAGTTACAAAATCCAATTCAATCTATATTTTCCACAACAGTTATATTCAATGGAAAACCTTCAAATGTCGTCATAGGTTACCTTCTGTTGACGag aCAAACTGggaaaagaattgaaaaatcacATCTTGATGATCTGTCAACTTATATTCTGGATATATTCATGCCATTGGAGGATTTATTTGGTCCGA AAAAAACAGTTCAGAATGGGCTGATCGCTCCGATAACATTCGATAAAGGAAATGATACCGATATCCTGAATATGATCCCGCCAAAATTCAGAGAATATGTTGAACCTGGTTTTCTACAGTTTCGAGCCTATGCTGAAAATGGATACCCAAATGCCATGTGCCTTGGAGTCAG AATGAAAGTAAACTTACCTCAGCATATCTGCATTGGAGGACTTGCAAACAGCTTGAATGAGTTTGGAACTTGCAGTGATTTTACAG GCTGGGCAGGAAAAAGCACCGACAACATAGATAAGGATGAGGCAACCGGACATGCCCATTCGCAGAAGGAAATCTCGTcatcaatattaattttctaCCGTTAG
- the LOC120328621 gene encoding putative methyltransferase DDB_G0268948 yields the protein MSGTSSNSDIIRIYEDKQLAEEYIKYRPGYPPFILKTILQYMEETNAENLNTFDTMIDVDCGSGQATHMFAEHFRSVLGIDISESQIEIAYNSLDLVSCATAAHWLNLPTFERECNRVLKTNGCVAIYTYLLLNIKSSDDNHGNLQSKFFEIVTKFVNDCEGHEKSKLKGYQEIFNEINNTSKKWVSCPDMDKAYNLPSFKKFMATLGEYSTYMISNPSVDPLEQFGDSIKKLVCKDELMDNDVDFKITFGYQMILFRK from the exons ATGTCTGGTACAAGTAGTAATAGTGACATAATCCGAATATACGAAGATAAACAACTAGCGGAAGAATATATTAAGTATCGACCTGGATATCCTCCATTCATTCTAAAAACTATTTTGCAGTATATGGAAGAAACAAATGCAGAAAACCTAAACACGTTTGATACCATGATTGACGTTGACTGTGGCAGTGGACAAGCTACACACATGTTTGCAGAGCATTTTCGATCGGTACTTGGAATTGATATAAGTGAAAGTCAAATTGAAATTGCTT ACAATAGCTTGGACCTTGTGAGCTGTGCAACTGCTGCACATTGGCTGAACTTACCGACATTCGAACGCGAATGTAATCGAGTATTGAAAACTAATGGATGTGTTGCTATTTATACCTACCTTTTGTTAAACATAAAATCCAGCGATGACAATCATGGTAATTTGCAatccaaattttttgaaattgtgacGAAATTTGTTAATGACTGTGAAGGTCATGAAAAGTCAAAGTTGAAAGGTTATCAGGAAATATTTAACGAAATAAACAATACATCGAAGAAATGGGTTTCTTGTCCCGATATGGATAAAGCATACAATTTGCcatctttcaaaaaattcatgGCCACTTTAGGTGAATATTCAACGTATATGATATCGAATCCTTCCGTAGACCCACTGGAGCAATTCGGCGATTCTATCAAAAAGCTTGTGTGCAAAGATGAACTAATGGACAACGATGTTGATTTCAAAATAACTTTTGGATATCAGATGATACtatttagaaaataa